A DNA window from Arachis hypogaea cultivar Tifrunner chromosome 18, arahy.Tifrunner.gnm2.J5K5, whole genome shotgun sequence contains the following coding sequences:
- the LOC112771937 gene encoding uncharacterized protein isoform X1, with translation MASISGSRSGGKILRSRRRAATSRTPYDRPAPPPPSASAAPPSANWLSRYVLSPTRFIASGTGKLFSTLLDLDSPSPTSSSSDESSPCSSAAGSSSEEVGAFDDEIDNTVEGDDALNKGLQPLVASSESKLVIEQLLMKESFSREEGDRLIKIIRSRVVDFPVNDDEEDKGSRDIASPELCSAAVLEAKKWLQEKKSGLESNSDLGYGIRSLDLVTLTQVPTDEGSPVDVAKSYMRSRPPWASPSLDHIKPPTPVGIQLFKEQTPHLFGGNSTSSSKVHLLKRDTPATGSWSIQDELRRVRSRATEEMLRTVPSSKIDLSPFPMGNTNNVHTSAIENIKVSSGEKAHNFTNVEYPLSNLASGISGEASPGLESKLNGSLPESLPSGPANINSDQKQDFGAVQQSKGSQDGYGEITTSGKGDGSLNDVHRDGGLVYVDATNDTNGDNHQLDSGLKSSLHDENGSVIKEKVVVEAALPNGNSGPRIHAGQDIEQNRETLDNEPSTVYSRQEETTAQRVLERDNCKVLSESIEIPDSQNSSSIQYEVQEDNNLPGSEGGLKAIQSSIAKRKGKRATRSNTRGDWAKGVK, from the exons ATGGCTTCTATTTCCGGATCTCGATCGGGCGGCAAAATTCTCCGCTCCCGCCGCCGCGCCGCCACCTCCAGGACACCATACGACCGCCCCGCTCCGCCGCCACCTTCCGCTTCCGCCGCTCCTCCGAGCGCTAACTGGCTCTCCCGCTACGTTCTCTCCCCGACGCGTTTCATTGCCTCTGGCACCGGGAAGTTATTCTCCACCCTTTTGGATCTCGATAGCCCTTCACCTACTTCGTCGTCTTCGGATGAGTCTTCTCCATGCTCTTCTGCTGCTGGTTCCAGTTCAG AGGAGGTTGGTGCTTTCGATGATGAAATTGATAACACTGTCGAAGGTGATGATGCATTGAACAAG GGGCTCCAGCCATTAGTTGCGAGTAGCGAAAGCAAGCTTGTCATTGAGCAGCTACTTATGAAGGAGTCATTCTCAAG GGAAGAAGGTGATAGATTGATAAAAATAATCCGCTCACGAGTTGTCGATTTTCctgtcaatgatgatgaagaagataaGGGGTCAAGAG ATATAGCTTCACCTGAACTCTGTAGTGCTGCTGTTTTGGAGGCCAAGAAATGGCTGCAGGAAAAGAAGTCAGGATTAGAATCAAACTCAGATTTGGGTTATGGAATACGTAGTTTGGATTTGGTTACATTAACTCAA GTTCCCACAGATGAAGGATCACCTGTGGATGTGGCGAAGTCATACATGCGCTCACGCCCTCCATGGGCATCTCCCTCCCTAGACCATATCAAGCCTCCAACACCAGTTGGAATTCAACTCTTTAAAGAACAAACACCACATCTATTCGGTGGCAATTCTACATCCTCCTCCAAGGTGCATTTG TTGAAAAGGGAtactcctgctactggttcatGGAGTATTCAGGATGAATTACGAAGAGTAAGATCCAGGGCAACGGAGGAGATGCTTAGGACAGTTCCTTCCTCAAAAATCGATTTGTCTCCTTTTCCTATGGGAAATACAAATAATGTACACACTTCAGCTATTGAAAACATCAAAGTTAGTTCTGGAGAGAAAGCACATAATTTTACAAATGTAGAATATCCATTATCAAACTTGGCTAGTGGAATCAGTGGTGAGGCCTCTCCTG GTTTGGAGAGTAAACTGAATGGTTCCCTGCCTGAATCTCTTCCATCTGGTCCAGCTAATATTAATTCTGATCAGAAGCAG GATTTTGGAGCTGTCCAGCAAAGTAAAG GTTCACAAGATGGCTATGGAGAAATAACTACTTCAGGAAAGGGAGATGGGTCCTTAAATGATGTGCACAG GGATGGTGGTCTGGTGTACGTTGATGCCACGAATGACACAAATGGGGATAATCATCAGCTAGACTCAG GTTTAAAATCTAGTTTACATGATGAAAACGGCTCAGTAATCAAAGAGAAGGTTGTAGTAGAAGCTGCATTACCAAATGGGAATTCAGGGCCCAG AATTCATGCAGGGCAGGATATTGAACAGAACAGGGAGACACTTGATAATGAACCCAGTACAGTTTATTCAAGGCAGGAGGAGACGACAGCTCAGAGGGTTCTTGAACGAGATAACTGTAAGGTGTTGAGTGAATCCATTGAAATACCTGACTCTCAGAACAGTTCCAGCATACAGTATGAGGTTCAAGAAGACAATAATCTGCCAGGTTCGGAAGGTGGCTTGAAAGCCATACAAAGTAGTATTGCCAAGCGAAAGGGTAAGAGAGCTACCAGATCCAACACGAGAGGAGACTGGGCCAAGGGTGTCAAATAA
- the LOC112771937 gene encoding uncharacterized protein isoform X2: MASISGSRSGGKILRSRRRAATSRTPYDRPAPPPPSASAAPPSANWLSRYVLSPTRFIASGTGKLFSTLLDLDSPSPTSSSSDESSPCSSAAGSSSEEVGAFDDEIDNTVEGDDALNKGLQPLVASSESKLVIEQLLMKESFSREEGDRLIKIIRSRVVDFPVNDDEEDKGSRDIASPELCSAAVLEAKKWLQEKKSGLESNSDLGYGIRSLDLVTLTQVPTDEGSPVDVAKSYMRSRPPWASPSLDHIKPPTPVGIQLFKEQTPHLFGGNSTSSSKLKRDTPATGSWSIQDELRRVRSRATEEMLRTVPSSKIDLSPFPMGNTNNVHTSAIENIKVSSGEKAHNFTNVEYPLSNLASGISGEASPGLESKLNGSLPESLPSGPANINSDQKQDFGAVQQSKGSQDGYGEITTSGKGDGSLNDVHRDGGLVYVDATNDTNGDNHQLDSGLKSSLHDENGSVIKEKVVVEAALPNGNSGPRIHAGQDIEQNRETLDNEPSTVYSRQEETTAQRVLERDNCKVLSESIEIPDSQNSSSIQYEVQEDNNLPGSEGGLKAIQSSIAKRKGKRATRSNTRGDWAKGVK; encoded by the exons ATGGCTTCTATTTCCGGATCTCGATCGGGCGGCAAAATTCTCCGCTCCCGCCGCCGCGCCGCCACCTCCAGGACACCATACGACCGCCCCGCTCCGCCGCCACCTTCCGCTTCCGCCGCTCCTCCGAGCGCTAACTGGCTCTCCCGCTACGTTCTCTCCCCGACGCGTTTCATTGCCTCTGGCACCGGGAAGTTATTCTCCACCCTTTTGGATCTCGATAGCCCTTCACCTACTTCGTCGTCTTCGGATGAGTCTTCTCCATGCTCTTCTGCTGCTGGTTCCAGTTCAG AGGAGGTTGGTGCTTTCGATGATGAAATTGATAACACTGTCGAAGGTGATGATGCATTGAACAAG GGGCTCCAGCCATTAGTTGCGAGTAGCGAAAGCAAGCTTGTCATTGAGCAGCTACTTATGAAGGAGTCATTCTCAAG GGAAGAAGGTGATAGATTGATAAAAATAATCCGCTCACGAGTTGTCGATTTTCctgtcaatgatgatgaagaagataaGGGGTCAAGAG ATATAGCTTCACCTGAACTCTGTAGTGCTGCTGTTTTGGAGGCCAAGAAATGGCTGCAGGAAAAGAAGTCAGGATTAGAATCAAACTCAGATTTGGGTTATGGAATACGTAGTTTGGATTTGGTTACATTAACTCAA GTTCCCACAGATGAAGGATCACCTGTGGATGTGGCGAAGTCATACATGCGCTCACGCCCTCCATGGGCATCTCCCTCCCTAGACCATATCAAGCCTCCAACACCAGTTGGAATTCAACTCTTTAAAGAACAAACACCACATCTATTCGGTGGCAATTCTACATCCTCCTCCAAG TTGAAAAGGGAtactcctgctactggttcatGGAGTATTCAGGATGAATTACGAAGAGTAAGATCCAGGGCAACGGAGGAGATGCTTAGGACAGTTCCTTCCTCAAAAATCGATTTGTCTCCTTTTCCTATGGGAAATACAAATAATGTACACACTTCAGCTATTGAAAACATCAAAGTTAGTTCTGGAGAGAAAGCACATAATTTTACAAATGTAGAATATCCATTATCAAACTTGGCTAGTGGAATCAGTGGTGAGGCCTCTCCTG GTTTGGAGAGTAAACTGAATGGTTCCCTGCCTGAATCTCTTCCATCTGGTCCAGCTAATATTAATTCTGATCAGAAGCAG GATTTTGGAGCTGTCCAGCAAAGTAAAG GTTCACAAGATGGCTATGGAGAAATAACTACTTCAGGAAAGGGAGATGGGTCCTTAAATGATGTGCACAG GGATGGTGGTCTGGTGTACGTTGATGCCACGAATGACACAAATGGGGATAATCATCAGCTAGACTCAG GTTTAAAATCTAGTTTACATGATGAAAACGGCTCAGTAATCAAAGAGAAGGTTGTAGTAGAAGCTGCATTACCAAATGGGAATTCAGGGCCCAG AATTCATGCAGGGCAGGATATTGAACAGAACAGGGAGACACTTGATAATGAACCCAGTACAGTTTATTCAAGGCAGGAGGAGACGACAGCTCAGAGGGTTCTTGAACGAGATAACTGTAAGGTGTTGAGTGAATCCATTGAAATACCTGACTCTCAGAACAGTTCCAGCATACAGTATGAGGTTCAAGAAGACAATAATCTGCCAGGTTCGGAAGGTGGCTTGAAAGCCATACAAAGTAGTATTGCCAAGCGAAAGGGTAAGAGAGCTACCAGATCCAACACGAGAGGAGACTGGGCCAAGGGTGTCAAATAA
- the LOC112771937 gene encoding uncharacterized protein isoform X3, producing MASISGSRSGGKILRSRRRAATSRTPYDRPAPPPPSASAAPPSANWLSRYVLSPTRFIASGTGKLFSTLLDLDSPSPTSSSSDESSPCSSAAGSSSEEVGAFDDEIDNTVEGDDALNKGLQPLVASSESKLVIEQLLMKESFSREEGDRLIKIIRSRVVDFPVNDDEEDKGSRDIASPELCSAAVLEAKKWLQEKKSGLESNSDLGYGIRSLDLVTLTQVPTDEGSPVDVAKSYMRSRPPWASPSLDHIKPPTPVGIQLFKEQTPHLFGGNSTSSSKVHLLKRDTPATGSWSIQDELRRVRSRATEEMLRTVPSSKIDLSPFPMGNTNNVHTSAIENIKVSSGEKAHNFTNVEYPLSNLASGISGLESKLNGSLPESLPSGPANINSDQKQDFGAVQQSKGSQDGYGEITTSGKGDGSLNDVHRDGGLVYVDATNDTNGDNHQLDSGLKSSLHDENGSVIKEKVVVEAALPNGNSGPRIHAGQDIEQNRETLDNEPSTVYSRQEETTAQRVLERDNCKVLSESIEIPDSQNSSSIQYEVQEDNNLPGSEGGLKAIQSSIAKRKGKRATRSNTRGDWAKGVK from the exons ATGGCTTCTATTTCCGGATCTCGATCGGGCGGCAAAATTCTCCGCTCCCGCCGCCGCGCCGCCACCTCCAGGACACCATACGACCGCCCCGCTCCGCCGCCACCTTCCGCTTCCGCCGCTCCTCCGAGCGCTAACTGGCTCTCCCGCTACGTTCTCTCCCCGACGCGTTTCATTGCCTCTGGCACCGGGAAGTTATTCTCCACCCTTTTGGATCTCGATAGCCCTTCACCTACTTCGTCGTCTTCGGATGAGTCTTCTCCATGCTCTTCTGCTGCTGGTTCCAGTTCAG AGGAGGTTGGTGCTTTCGATGATGAAATTGATAACACTGTCGAAGGTGATGATGCATTGAACAAG GGGCTCCAGCCATTAGTTGCGAGTAGCGAAAGCAAGCTTGTCATTGAGCAGCTACTTATGAAGGAGTCATTCTCAAG GGAAGAAGGTGATAGATTGATAAAAATAATCCGCTCACGAGTTGTCGATTTTCctgtcaatgatgatgaagaagataaGGGGTCAAGAG ATATAGCTTCACCTGAACTCTGTAGTGCTGCTGTTTTGGAGGCCAAGAAATGGCTGCAGGAAAAGAAGTCAGGATTAGAATCAAACTCAGATTTGGGTTATGGAATACGTAGTTTGGATTTGGTTACATTAACTCAA GTTCCCACAGATGAAGGATCACCTGTGGATGTGGCGAAGTCATACATGCGCTCACGCCCTCCATGGGCATCTCCCTCCCTAGACCATATCAAGCCTCCAACACCAGTTGGAATTCAACTCTTTAAAGAACAAACACCACATCTATTCGGTGGCAATTCTACATCCTCCTCCAAGGTGCATTTG TTGAAAAGGGAtactcctgctactggttcatGGAGTATTCAGGATGAATTACGAAGAGTAAGATCCAGGGCAACGGAGGAGATGCTTAGGACAGTTCCTTCCTCAAAAATCGATTTGTCTCCTTTTCCTATGGGAAATACAAATAATGTACACACTTCAGCTATTGAAAACATCAAAGTTAGTTCTGGAGAGAAAGCACATAATTTTACAAATGTAGAATATCCATTATCAAACTTGGCTAGTGGAATCAGTG GTTTGGAGAGTAAACTGAATGGTTCCCTGCCTGAATCTCTTCCATCTGGTCCAGCTAATATTAATTCTGATCAGAAGCAG GATTTTGGAGCTGTCCAGCAAAGTAAAG GTTCACAAGATGGCTATGGAGAAATAACTACTTCAGGAAAGGGAGATGGGTCCTTAAATGATGTGCACAG GGATGGTGGTCTGGTGTACGTTGATGCCACGAATGACACAAATGGGGATAATCATCAGCTAGACTCAG GTTTAAAATCTAGTTTACATGATGAAAACGGCTCAGTAATCAAAGAGAAGGTTGTAGTAGAAGCTGCATTACCAAATGGGAATTCAGGGCCCAG AATTCATGCAGGGCAGGATATTGAACAGAACAGGGAGACACTTGATAATGAACCCAGTACAGTTTATTCAAGGCAGGAGGAGACGACAGCTCAGAGGGTTCTTGAACGAGATAACTGTAAGGTGTTGAGTGAATCCATTGAAATACCTGACTCTCAGAACAGTTCCAGCATACAGTATGAGGTTCAAGAAGACAATAATCTGCCAGGTTCGGAAGGTGGCTTGAAAGCCATACAAAGTAGTATTGCCAAGCGAAAGGGTAAGAGAGCTACCAGATCCAACACGAGAGGAGACTGGGCCAAGGGTGTCAAATAA
- the LOC112771937 gene encoding uncharacterized protein isoform X4, with the protein MASISGSRSGGKILRSRRRAATSRTPYDRPAPPPPSASAAPPSANWLSRYVLSPTRFIASGTGKLFSTLLDLDSPSPTSSSSDESSPCSSAAGSSSEEVGAFDDEIDNTVEGDDALNKGLQPLVASSESKLVIEQLLMKESFSREEGDRLIKIIRSRVVDFPVNDDEEDKGSRDIASPELCSAAVLEAKKWLQEKKSGLESNSDLGYGIRSLDLVTLTQVPTDEGSPVDVAKSYMRSRPPWASPSLDHIKPPTPVGIQLFKEQTPHLFGGNSTSSSKLKRDTPATGSWSIQDELRRVRSRATEEMLRTVPSSKIDLSPFPMGNTNNVHTSAIENIKVSSGEKAHNFTNVEYPLSNLASGISGLESKLNGSLPESLPSGPANINSDQKQDFGAVQQSKGSQDGYGEITTSGKGDGSLNDVHRDGGLVYVDATNDTNGDNHQLDSGLKSSLHDENGSVIKEKVVVEAALPNGNSGPRIHAGQDIEQNRETLDNEPSTVYSRQEETTAQRVLERDNCKVLSESIEIPDSQNSSSIQYEVQEDNNLPGSEGGLKAIQSSIAKRKGKRATRSNTRGDWAKGVK; encoded by the exons ATGGCTTCTATTTCCGGATCTCGATCGGGCGGCAAAATTCTCCGCTCCCGCCGCCGCGCCGCCACCTCCAGGACACCATACGACCGCCCCGCTCCGCCGCCACCTTCCGCTTCCGCCGCTCCTCCGAGCGCTAACTGGCTCTCCCGCTACGTTCTCTCCCCGACGCGTTTCATTGCCTCTGGCACCGGGAAGTTATTCTCCACCCTTTTGGATCTCGATAGCCCTTCACCTACTTCGTCGTCTTCGGATGAGTCTTCTCCATGCTCTTCTGCTGCTGGTTCCAGTTCAG AGGAGGTTGGTGCTTTCGATGATGAAATTGATAACACTGTCGAAGGTGATGATGCATTGAACAAG GGGCTCCAGCCATTAGTTGCGAGTAGCGAAAGCAAGCTTGTCATTGAGCAGCTACTTATGAAGGAGTCATTCTCAAG GGAAGAAGGTGATAGATTGATAAAAATAATCCGCTCACGAGTTGTCGATTTTCctgtcaatgatgatgaagaagataaGGGGTCAAGAG ATATAGCTTCACCTGAACTCTGTAGTGCTGCTGTTTTGGAGGCCAAGAAATGGCTGCAGGAAAAGAAGTCAGGATTAGAATCAAACTCAGATTTGGGTTATGGAATACGTAGTTTGGATTTGGTTACATTAACTCAA GTTCCCACAGATGAAGGATCACCTGTGGATGTGGCGAAGTCATACATGCGCTCACGCCCTCCATGGGCATCTCCCTCCCTAGACCATATCAAGCCTCCAACACCAGTTGGAATTCAACTCTTTAAAGAACAAACACCACATCTATTCGGTGGCAATTCTACATCCTCCTCCAAG TTGAAAAGGGAtactcctgctactggttcatGGAGTATTCAGGATGAATTACGAAGAGTAAGATCCAGGGCAACGGAGGAGATGCTTAGGACAGTTCCTTCCTCAAAAATCGATTTGTCTCCTTTTCCTATGGGAAATACAAATAATGTACACACTTCAGCTATTGAAAACATCAAAGTTAGTTCTGGAGAGAAAGCACATAATTTTACAAATGTAGAATATCCATTATCAAACTTGGCTAGTGGAATCAGTG GTTTGGAGAGTAAACTGAATGGTTCCCTGCCTGAATCTCTTCCATCTGGTCCAGCTAATATTAATTCTGATCAGAAGCAG GATTTTGGAGCTGTCCAGCAAAGTAAAG GTTCACAAGATGGCTATGGAGAAATAACTACTTCAGGAAAGGGAGATGGGTCCTTAAATGATGTGCACAG GGATGGTGGTCTGGTGTACGTTGATGCCACGAATGACACAAATGGGGATAATCATCAGCTAGACTCAG GTTTAAAATCTAGTTTACATGATGAAAACGGCTCAGTAATCAAAGAGAAGGTTGTAGTAGAAGCTGCATTACCAAATGGGAATTCAGGGCCCAG AATTCATGCAGGGCAGGATATTGAACAGAACAGGGAGACACTTGATAATGAACCCAGTACAGTTTATTCAAGGCAGGAGGAGACGACAGCTCAGAGGGTTCTTGAACGAGATAACTGTAAGGTGTTGAGTGAATCCATTGAAATACCTGACTCTCAGAACAGTTCCAGCATACAGTATGAGGTTCAAGAAGACAATAATCTGCCAGGTTCGGAAGGTGGCTTGAAAGCCATACAAAGTAGTATTGCCAAGCGAAAGGGTAAGAGAGCTACCAGATCCAACACGAGAGGAGACTGGGCCAAGGGTGTCAAATAA
- the LOC140181476 gene encoding uncharacterized protein encodes MNNVSQFPTAKALWEGLATTNGSSTDTVQIYDLHRKANTQKQGQDTLEEFWNKLQAIWMAIDRKQPNPMKCSDDIAIFNKIKQEQRLYQFLTGIDEKFEAIRRDLLMQEKTPSVESVYAAVRREAARLQILKPTTNSKGDTSLGEVGIGLIARNRPQGQGWNRSETAGWRSSQRDKEDKSHLHCTHCGMKKHTKETCFKIVGYPEWWEDPKPKNRKAATIVGTPQTASSSGGDAGRKEETKSAVVHGKVAAAHGGKRREEAAHKGEGNGSSEENGNPNGSPEQNGPLKKEAQIPSPYDLAESPKSFKISQSEKYTSPEKYDQWIFYCGATDTMTHDPHDFDSLSTPVKTHIEIASGELIAVQGEGSIDILTKEIIGRGTERGGLYYVNEVVHKGHAMLAHGTVTRQLWLWHRRLGHPSFGCQETVPKEQVDGANEHVSVNEEETNTTNEHPSENVQQEVSDLHFAESSPVINEVTNNDRLESEPEPFTLPPRRNRGVPPIRYSLEHVPRNLKYPIKTTREGVVDIARAFLTSLLAEDIPRTIQEANKKGEWRKAMKTEMEALVKNGTWERCILPAGKKPVGCRWVFTIKHKADGTIELYKARLVAKGYTQTYGINYSKTFSPVAKIDTIRVLFSIAANENWPLHQFDVKNAFLHGDLKEEVYMEAPPGFSEDIQRNEVCRLKKALYGLKQSPRAWFGRFTVAMKRYGYKQSNSDHTLFLKRKGDMITCLIIYVDDMIITGSDLKEIAKLRNNLFREFEMKDLGGLKYFLGIEVLRSNKGIFISQRKYIMDLLAETGMVNCKPADTPMQVNHGLKFEEGANLADKERYQRLVGKLIYLSHTRPDIAYAVGVIS; translated from the exons ATGAACAATGTCTCCCAATTCCCAACCGCAAAGGCTTTATGGGAGGGATTGGCTACAACCAATGGGAGCAGCACAGACACAGTACAAATCTACGATTTACACCGAAAAGCAAACACACAAAAACAGGGACAGGATACCCTAGAGGAATTCTGGAATAAATTACAGGCTATATGGATGGCTATTGACAGAAAACAACCGAATCCTATGAAGTGCTCAGATGATATTGCAATTTTCAacaaaattaaacaagaacaGAGACTATATCAATTCCTAACAGGGATAGATGAAAAATTTGAAGCCATTAGAAGAGATCTTTTGATGCAGGAGAAGACCCCTTCAGTGGAGTCCGTCTATGCTGCCGTTAGAAGAGAGGCGGCCCGACTCCAAATTTTGAAGCCTACCACCAACAGCAAAGGGGACACATCATTAGGGGAGGTCGGAATCGGCCTAATCGCAAGAAACAGACCACAGGGACAGGGATGGAATCGCTCAGAAACTGCCGGATGGCGTTCATCACAGCGAGACAAAGAAGACAAAAGCCACCTCCATTGTACTCATTGCGGAATGAAGAAACACACCAAGGAGACTTGCTTCAAAATCGTGGGTTATCCCGAATGGTGGGAAGATCCCAAACCGAAAAATCGCAAGGCCGCCACCATAGTGGGCACTCCGCAGACCGCCAGCAGCAGCGGTGGTGACGcaggaagaaaggaagaaacaaaATCAGCAGTTGTTCATGGAAAAGTTGCGGCCGCTCATGGAGGTAAAAGAAGAGAGGAGGCGGCGCATAAGGGAGAAGGAAATGGAAGTTCAGAAGAGAATGGGAACCCTAATGGGTCTCCTGAGCAAAATGGCCCACTAAAAAAGGAAGCCCAAATTCCTTCTCCCTATGACCTAGCCGAAAgcccaaaatcttttaaaatatccCAATCAGAAAAATATACCAGCCCAGAAAAATATGATCAGTGGATTTTTTATTGTGGGGCCACTGACACCATGACCCATGATCCTCATGATTTTGACAGCCTCTCCACACCTGTTAAAACTCATATTGAAATAGCCAGTGGAGAATTAATTGCGGTTCAAGGAGAAGGCTCTatt GACATTCTTACGAAGGAGATCATTGGGCGTGGTACTGAACGTGGAGGTCTTTATTATGTTAATGAGGTTGTTCACAAGGGACATGCCATGCTTGCTCACGGAACGGTTACTAGGCAACTTTGGTTATGGCACAGACGCTTGGGACATCCTTCCTTTGG TTGCCAAGAAACTGTTCCAAAAGAGCAAGTAGATGGAGCCAACGAGCATGTCTCTGTTAACGAAGAAGAGACCAACACAACCAATGAGCATCCTTCTGAGAATGTCCAACAAGAGGTAAGTGACCTTCACTTTGCTGAGTCTTCTCCTGTTATAAATGAAGTCACTAACAATGACAGGTTAGAATCGGAACCAGAACCTTTCACACTTCCGCCGCGAAGAAACAGAGGGGTACCACCTATCCGATATTCTCTAGAACATGTTCCTCGAAATTTAAAGTATCCTATAAAGACAACCAGAGAAGGAGTGGTAGACATTGCAAGAGCTTTCCTTACCTCCCTTCTAGCTGAAGACATTCCCAGAACAATTCAGGAAGCCAATAAAAAGGGTGAATGGCGAAAAGCTATGAAAACAGAGATGGAGGCTCTTGTAAAAAATGGAACTTGGGAGAGGTGCATCTTACCAGCAGGGAAGAAACCAGTCGGGTGTCGATGGGTCTTCACCATTAAACACAAAGCAGATGGCACCATTGAGCTATATAAGGCAAGGTTGGTGGCAAAAGGCTATACACAGACATATGGCATTAACTACTCAAAAACTTTCTCACCAGTTGCAAAGATTGACACCATCAGAGTACTATTTTCAATAGCAGCAAATGAAAACTGGCCACTCCATCAGTTTGATGTCAAAAATGCTTTTTTACATGGGGATCTGAAAGAAGAAGTATACATGGAAGCTCCTCCAGGGTTCTCTGAAGATATCCAAAGAAATGAAGTTTGCAGATTGAAGAAAGCACTTTATGGGCTTAAGCAGTCTCCACGTGCTTGGTTCGGAAGGTTTACAGTGGCCATGAAAAGGTATGGGTACAAACAAAGCAACTCTGACCACACTTTATTCTTGAAAAGAAAAGGAGATATGATCACATGCCTAATaatatatgtggatgacatgatCATAACCGGAAGTGATTTGAAAGAAATTGCAAAACTGAGGAATAACTTGTTCAGAGAATTTGAGATGAAGGATTTAGGAGGACTAAAGTACTTCTTGGGAATAGAGGTTCTTCGCTCTAACAAAGGGATCTTTATTTCTCAGAGAAAGTACATCATGGATTTACTTGCAGAAACAGGGATGGTCAATTGTAAGCCAGCAGATACTCCTATGCAAGTTAACCACGGTTTAAAGTTTGAGGAAGGGGCTAATCTAGCAGATAAAGAGAGGTACCAACGGTTAGTTGGGAAATTGATTTATCTGTCACACACTCGACCAGACATAGCATATGCAGTGGGGGTGATAAGTTAG